From the genome of Spinacia oleracea cultivar Varoflay chromosome 2, BTI_SOV_V1, whole genome shotgun sequence, one region includes:
- the LOC110792782 gene encoding uncharacterized protein, giving the protein MAYRSIFDASALRTEFENAGINPQFIPLIWKKVLQNPNCKWEEILSLPAAAYSLLNSKFVPLSSTLHSVAHSTDAVTSKLLVKLKSGAFVEAVIMRYDSRKGQYDGKPRPGGPRSTLCVSSQVGCKMGCKFCATGSMGFKSNLSTGEIVEQLVHASRISNIRNIVFMGMGEPLNNYSALVEAIRMMTTFPFQLSPKKITVSTVGIVHAINKLHHDLPNLNLAVSLHAPVQDIRCQIMPAARAFPLEKLMDALHLYQKNSQQKIFIEYIMLDGVNDDELQAQQLGKLLETLEVVVNLIPFNPIGSTSQFRTSSEAKVKYFQKVLREKYNIRTTVRKEMGQDINGACGQLVVSEQDKLLATSTAPLTDIEDLRF; this is encoded by the exons ATGGCGTATCGATCTATATTCGACGCTTCAGCGCTGCGAACCGAGTTCGAAAACGCCGGAATCAACCCTCAATTTATCCCCTTGATTTGGAA GAAAGTTCTTCAGAATCCTAATTGTAAATGGGAAGAAATTCTGTCGTTACCAGCCGCCGCGTATTCTCTCCTCAATTCCAAGTTCGTGCCCTTGTCTTCTACCCTTCACTCCGTTGCTCATTCTACTGACGCTGTCACCTCTAAACTTCTCGTCAAACTCAAG AGTGGGGCATTTGTGGAAGCTGTAATAATGAGATATGACAGCCGCAAAGGACAATATGATGGCAAACCACGTCCTGGTGGTCCAAGGTCAACTCTATGTGTGTCATCTCAG GTTGGATGCAAAATGGGATGTAAGTTTTGCGCAACGGGCAGCATGGGATTCAAAAGTAATTTATCAACAGGAGAGATAGTGGAGCAATTGGTGCATGCCTCTCGTATATCGAATATACGTAATATTGTTTTCATG GGGATGGGGGAACCATTGAATAATTACTCTGCATTGGTGGAAGCAATTCGTATGATGACAACATTTCCATTTCAGCTGTCACCAAAGAAAATCACTGTGTCGACG GTTGGAATTGTGCATGCCATTAACAAGCTACACCACGATCTCCCTAATCTGAATCTGGCAGTATCACTTCATGCACCAGTTCAGGATATTCGTTGCCAAATTATGCCTGCGGCTCGGGCATTTCCTTTGGAGAAACTTATGGATGCACTTCATTTATACCAAAAGAATAG TCAGcagaaaatatttattgagtACATAATGCTTGATGGCGTGAATGATGATGAGCTGCAAGCACAGCAGCTTGGCAAGTTGTTAGAAACATTGGAAGTG GTTGTAAATCTTATACCTTTCAACCCCATTGGCAGTACAAGTCAATTCAGAACAAGCAGTGAAGCAAAAGtcaaatatttccaaaaagTTCTGAGGGAGAAGTACAATATTCGGACAACAGTTCGTAAGGAAATGGGCCAAGATATAAATGGTGCATGTGGTCAGCTGGTTGTAAGCGAACAAGATAAGTTGTTGGCAACAAGCACTGCTCCTTTAACTGATATTGAAGATCTTCGTTTTTGA
- the LOC110792771 gene encoding uncharacterized protein isoform X2 — protein MESKNGNDTSLSNIHIEEEGEEEERLVEMKNGNEEAFKIHFSMKRGGARGGHGGGGSNAIHHKPSNTKKSNGGSLNIYMHPLNTIILIISSTSYIVSGLLLFLI, from the exons ATGGAGAGCAAAA ATGGAAATGATACAAGTTTGAGCAACATACAtattgaagaagaaggagaagaagaagagagatTAGTTGAAATGAAGAATGGAAATGAAGAAGCGTTTAAAATTCATTTCAGCATGAAGAGAGGTGGGGCAAGAGGAGGACATGGCGGTGGCGGGTCGAATGCAATCCACCATAAGCCCTCAAATACAAAGAAATCAAATGGCGGTTCCTTGAATATTTATATGCACCCTCTTAATACTATCATTCTCATCATCTCTTCGACTTCCTACATTGTTTCCGGTCTGCTACTTTTCTTAATCTAG
- the LOC110792771 gene encoding uncharacterized protein isoform X1 produces MNLQHLLFFLVFFSLVTMNSSAILSKSLAMKKFIQIQDGNDTSLSNIHIEEEGEEEERLVEMKNGNEEAFKIHFSMKRGGARGGHGGGGSNAIHHKPSNTKKSNGGSLNIYMHPLNTIILIISSTSYIVSGLLLFLI; encoded by the exons ATGAATTTACAACATCTCTTATTTTTCCTCGTCTTTTTCTCTTTGGTTACGATGAATTCATCTGCCATATTATCAAAATCCCTTGCAATGAAAAAGTTCATACAAATTCAAG ATGGAAATGATACAAGTTTGAGCAACATACAtattgaagaagaaggagaagaagaagagagatTAGTTGAAATGAAGAATGGAAATGAAGAAGCGTTTAAAATTCATTTCAGCATGAAGAGAGGTGGGGCAAGAGGAGGACATGGCGGTGGCGGGTCGAATGCAATCCACCATAAGCCCTCAAATACAAAGAAATCAAATGGCGGTTCCTTGAATATTTATATGCACCCTCTTAATACTATCATTCTCATCATCTCTTCGACTTCCTACATTGTTTCCGGTCTGCTACTTTTCTTAATCTAG